From Frankiaceae bacterium, the proteins below share one genomic window:
- a CDS encoding PadR family transcriptional regulator has product MQEPTFLILTALADEARHGYGVMQEVTELSSGRVSLRPGTLYAALDRLVDEGLVAVEREEVVGGRLRRYYRLTGAGATALGEESARLTANAAAARSRLRKAGVTPA; this is encoded by the coding sequence ATGCAGGAGCCGACGTTCCTCATCCTCACCGCCCTGGCCGACGAGGCACGGCACGGCTACGGCGTCATGCAGGAGGTCACCGAGCTGTCGTCCGGGCGGGTGTCGCTGCGCCCGGGGACGCTGTACGCCGCGCTCGACCGGCTCGTCGACGAGGGGCTGGTCGCCGTCGAGCGCGAGGAGGTGGTCGGCGGCCGGCTGCGGCGCTACTACCGGCTCACCGGCGCCGGCGCGACCGCGCTCGGCGAGGAGTCGGCGCGGCTCACCGCCAACGCCGCCGCCGCCCGCAGCCGGCTGCGCAAGGCGGGGGTGACGCCGGCGTGA
- a CDS encoding PadR family transcriptional regulator gives MHERTFLLLTALADEARHGYGVIREVADLSSGRVRLRPGTLYAALDRLVAEGLVGVEREEVVDGRLRRYYRVTGAGASVLESARPVAPARRFGLRRVTA, from the coding sequence ATGCATGAGCGAACGTTCCTTCTCCTCACCGCCCTGGCGGACGAGGCGCGGCATGGCTACGGCGTGATCCGCGAGGTCGCGGACCTCTCGTCGGGCCGGGTCCGGCTGCGCCCGGGGACGCTGTACGCCGCGCTCGACCGCCTCGTCGCCGAGGGGCTCGTCGGCGTGGAGCGCGAGGAGGTGGTCGACGGCCGGCTCCGGCGCTACTACCGGGTGACCGGCGCCGGCGCGTCGGTGCTGGAGTCCGCGCGTCCGGTCGCTCCGGCGCGACGCTTCGGCCTTCGGAGGGTGACCGCATGA
- a CDS encoding aminotransferase class V-fold PLP-dependent enzyme, which translates to MSVHDDLLARRSDYPIVGKKTYLINNSLGAMHRGVGESLATYADTWATDGVEAWHDWLPFMVETADLVGAVIGAPPGTTVMGQNVAALLGAVVSCFDFSGIRRRVVTTAMDWPGSHYLWTEHARYGADLVVVPSADGVGVDAQAVVDAIDDRTLVVSVSHVLFKSAYVMDVAPIVARAREVGAYVVLDSYQAAGIVPFSVTELGVDFCVGGSVKYLCGGPGNGWLYVAPSLADTLRPAMVGWFGHARPFGFEWSAVEYAAGVGRFTGGTPGVPAAYAAVPGYRAVLDVGVARIRERSVSLTQPLLEGALERGFTVRSPHDPARRGGHVTIDPGDSERVHDELLRRGFAVDHRPGVGIRVGPHFYNSAEECAAILDEMVAILR; encoded by the coding sequence ATGAGCGTCCACGACGACCTGCTGGCGCGGCGTTCCGACTACCCGATCGTCGGCAAGAAGACGTACCTCATCAACAACTCCCTCGGCGCGATGCACCGCGGCGTGGGGGAGTCGCTGGCGACGTACGCCGACACGTGGGCCACCGACGGCGTCGAGGCGTGGCACGACTGGCTGCCGTTCATGGTCGAGACGGCCGACCTCGTCGGCGCCGTCATCGGCGCGCCGCCGGGCACGACCGTCATGGGCCAGAACGTCGCCGCGCTGCTCGGCGCCGTCGTGTCGTGCTTCGATTTCTCTGGGATACGTCGCCGTGTCGTCACGACCGCGATGGACTGGCCGGGCAGCCACTACCTCTGGACCGAGCACGCTCGGTACGGCGCCGATCTCGTCGTCGTGCCGTCGGCCGATGGCGTAGGAGTCGACGCGCAGGCCGTCGTCGACGCCATCGACGACCGCACGCTCGTCGTGTCGGTCTCGCACGTGCTGTTCAAGTCGGCGTACGTCATGGACGTCGCGCCGATCGTCGCGCGGGCGCGCGAGGTCGGTGCGTACGTCGTCCTCGACTCGTACCAGGCAGCGGGGATCGTGCCGTTCTCCGTGACGGAGCTCGGCGTGGACTTCTGCGTCGGCGGGTCGGTGAAGTACCTCTGTGGCGGGCCCGGCAACGGCTGGCTCTACGTCGCGCCGTCCCTCGCGGACACGCTGCGGCCCGCGATGGTCGGGTGGTTCGGGCACGCGCGGCCGTTCGGCTTCGAGTGGTCGGCGGTGGAGTACGCCGCGGGCGTCGGCCGCTTCACCGGCGGGACGCCCGGCGTGCCGGCGGCGTACGCCGCGGTGCCCGGCTACCGCGCGGTGCTCGACGTCGGCGTCGCGCGGATCAGGGAGCGGTCGGTGTCGCTGACGCAGCCGCTGCTCGAGGGCGCGCTCGAACGCGGCTTCACCGTGCGGTCGCCGCACGATCCCGCGCGCCGCGGCGGGCACGTGACGATCGACCCCGGCGACTCCGAGCGCGTGCACGACGAGCTGCTCCGCCGCGGCTTCGCGGTCGACCACCGGCCGGGCGTCGGCATCCGCGTCGGGCCGCACTTCTACAACTCCGCGGAGGAGTGCGCGGCGATCCTCGACGAGATGGTTGCCATACTCCGTTGA
- a CDS encoding TetR/AcrR family transcriptional regulator: MKQSDRATATRNAILAAARDVFTTAGFSDANIADVVTRAGASVGSLYHHFGGKADLYLALFEDYECRQEERATAAVAQARVGGELSPLDLFIVGARAYLRGCWDERELARLFLAGGGPAGSELLGRKRLHEWARLNERLLGSYDEPGGPSSEALVLVLTTIVAEAGHAVAVCDEEEKAMAFAEDVLTLIGRMAKVAA, encoded by the coding sequence GTGAAGCAGTCCGACCGAGCGACAGCGACCCGCAACGCGATCCTCGCGGCGGCCCGCGACGTGTTCACGACGGCGGGGTTCTCCGACGCGAACATCGCCGACGTCGTGACCCGCGCGGGCGCGTCCGTGGGCAGCCTGTACCACCACTTCGGCGGCAAGGCCGACCTCTACCTCGCGCTGTTCGAGGACTACGAGTGCCGCCAGGAGGAGCGCGCGACGGCGGCCGTCGCGCAGGCCCGTGTCGGCGGCGAGCTGTCGCCGCTGGACCTGTTCATCGTCGGCGCGCGGGCGTACCTGCGCGGCTGCTGGGACGAGCGCGAGCTCGCGCGGCTCTTCCTCGCCGGGGGCGGCCCGGCGGGGTCGGAACTGCTGGGGCGCAAGCGGTTGCACGAGTGGGCGCGGCTCAACGAGCGGTTGCTCGGCAGCTACGACGAGCCCGGCGGGCCGTCGTCGGAGGCGCTCGTCCTCGTCCTCACGACGATCGTCGCGGAGGCCGGGCACGCGGTCGCTGTGTGCGACGAGGAGGAGAAGGCGATGGCGTTCGCCGAGGACGTGCTGACGCTCATCGGGCGGATGGCCAAGGTCGCTGCATGA